TCAACCATCGCTCCATTCCCAATTAAGACATTTCGCTGCTGATGGGCAGGGTTACGGTGAATGTTGTCCCAACATTAATTTCGCTTTTTACCGTAACTGTTCCGCCATGTCGCTCAACTAACTGTTTAACAATCGCCAGTCCTAGTCCAGTTCCAGAAATATTGCCGACGTTACTAGCACGATAAAAGGATTCAAACAGTCGTTGTTGATCTTTTGGAGTGATACCGATCCCCTCATCCTGCACTTGAAATATCACAGCTTGCGATTGACATTGCACTCTCAGTTCAACGCTGCTGTCGGGTGCTGAGTATTTGATAGCATTAGACAGTAGATTGGTCAAAACGTGCCGCACTAAAGCTTCATTCATATAAACTGTGACACATTCATCCTCGCAATTGAAATTAATCGTGTGACCAGTGGATGTGCTGAATTTGATTTCTTCGATTAGCTTCTGGCACAAAGGCGAAATAGCTAGCCCAACAGGATGAGACGTTAGGCGATTGGCTTCAGATTTGCTCAAGGTCAAAACATCATCCAGCAGGGCAATCATGCGGCGAACTGCAGCTTGGATACGTTGAAAAAAGTCCGCTCTTTTTTCTTGAGATAGTTTGTCTTGTTCTAGCAAACGAGTGAAACCAGCAATTGTATTTAGTGGATTGCGAAATTCATGAGAAACCATTGAGATAAAGCGCGATTTTTGTTCTCTAAGTTCGCGTTCTTGCTTGAGTGCAGTCTCAAGCCTGTAGTGAAAGCCGCCGCGATCGCAGCAGCATTTCAATTCGTGCCTGCAACTCTAGCTTTTCGATTGGTTTTGCAATCAGCTCATCAATACTTTGCCACAAATGCCGTGTCAATAGTTTGACATCAGAGCGGATTGTAATCAGCAAAAACGGCAGAAAAACGGGTTGCTCTTTGTGTTTTCTGGCTTGCACCCACTCCCAGAGGTGATCCAGTGCTGGACCATCAAGAATGCATAAGTCAAATGGCTCATCTAAAAGTGGCATGGCTTTTCCTGCCTGCACCAGTGAGTCTGGAACCACTACTTTGTAAGATATTCCCAGCCACTCTGCCAGCAGACGACGATTCTCAGATTGCTCTACAAAAATTAAAATTACACTCATCGCTGTTATACCTTGCTAACTGGGATACGCAAATAACGTAGTCAAGCGTAGTTAAATAGCGTTAATTGCTCGTAATTCGCTCTCTTATTGACCTTACTCGTACGTTTTCTTTTAGGTTCTAGAGTCTTGGGCTTATCCGTGCCCGTTATCGCTTCAAACACTTTGTCCCAAGTGGGAGCAAGAGCGTCTAGAAACTTCTGAGTTCTTTCTGAGATGTTGCATAAACTTCAGTGTAACCACGGTCACAGCCAATAGTCTTACCTTCTGTCTTCTTGCTGGCTTTCTCAATATCAGTCGTGTAGTGAATTTCCCACCTACCGTTGCGCTTAATCAAGCGCAGTTGGCATTTTACGGTATAGGGGAGAGTAGTAGGAATTTTTAAAGTTTTTCCGTTCTTTAAACCACCAAACCTAAGCCAAACAACGTTGCCAGAATCTATTTGAGTATCAAAAGCCTTGAGAATGATCTGATTACTGACTTTGGTATGTCCGCGATACCAAAACTTTGTGATCAAAGTGCAAAGGGCAGGGTGTACCATCCATTCTCGACTCTCTAGAGTGAGTTGCAGCACTCCTTTTTTAGACTGAAATGACTGATAACGTTGCCCTAAAGCTTTCATGACTTTCTCTATACAAGCTGCTTGTACCAGATGGATGTCATCGATAACGTCGTATAGTGTTGCTTCCCAAAGTTTTGTAGGCATCTGGTACTTGTCTTTACTTGCCCTTAGCTGTTTGTCAATATCAAACTTGGAAACTCCCCAAGCTTTCAATGAGCCAAACTCGTTCCATAGATCACAACGCAGTTTACCAAGTCGAAGCGCAATAGTATCAAGTTCTTCAGACTTCCATTTATTTAATTTTGCAGTGCCAACAATGGCTATTCTTGTTACGGTTATCTGATTTTTCACTTTGCGTTTCATAGTCTCGACTCACTACGATCTTTCGATTCTACTCATATTGACTCACATTGACTACGATTTTTCTCCGGAATATCAGAAATATTCTGCTCCTCTTCGATCTTCTTTTTGTAAGCGCGAAGGAAGTAAAGTTTGGAACTGAAGCAATGCATGATTGACATAAAGTCTTGCATTAATTCCTCGTGGGAAGAAAGTTTAGCGTTATTGATTACGGTGATCTTGCAGTCGTGAAGATTGCAGAACCACTCGACAAACTCAAAACCAAAACGACAGAGCCTGTCCTTGTGCCCTACGACTATCTCAGAGATTTCGTTGTTTGAGACTTCGGTCATCAGCTTGGTAAAGTTTTTCCGTTTCCAGTTCATTCCACTGGCAACATCTTTAACAACGCGGCATCCAGGATAGGTTTTACCAAGGTAATCTATTTGGCTAGTCAATTCCTCTAACTGAGTTCTGGTGCTAACGCGAGCATAGAGAACTCTTTGTTTGTCCGATGAGATTGGCGAGGTAAAAGCAGATTCAGGATATCGTCGATGACCTCCGGGTGATCTAATACATTCTATTTTCCCCAAGTCTGCCCACTCTGCGGTTGTTTTTGGGTGATAGCCAAATTGCTCGTACACTTGCTGTGGAGTCAGGTATTTCATTGTTCTGATTGAATACGGTTGACTACAATATACTCCGTTATTTTTAGATGAGGTCAATCGGCTAAACGACACAAGCTACGAATCACGGTTTGTCCTTAAGCAATTCGGGCACCCCAGTCAACACACCTCGAAGGTGTGTGAGTGGCTCGCCGACTTTGATTCCGTAGCGACTAATTTTAAATTCGCGCAGGGTTTTCTCAAAGTCGGTCATGCGCTTTTTCAAAACGCCGATCGCCCGCCGCAGTTCACCTTGCATTTCTAAGTAACGCAAAAATATAATCGTGTCTGCCAGATAGCTAATGCCAATTTCTGTAACTCGGAATTCCCCGGTAATCGTTTCAACCTCGTTGATCAGCAGCACAGCAACACCCATATTTTGCAAATACTTGCATAGCGAATGAATATGGCTAGTCAACTCTTCCCCGCGCACCGAAAGCCGATAGCCGGACACACTATCAATCATGACAATCCGCGTTTGTTTTTGCTCTACTTCCTGACGCACCAAGTTAGCAAATTCATCGGGTGTATAATACAGCGGCTCCACTTGAACAACTGAGAGTGTCCCGCGCTGCTGCATCGCATTAACTGCAATGTTAATCCCTTCTGCGCGGCGCAGCAGCGTTTCCTTTCTTTCCTCGAAAGTGTAAATGATCGAATGTTCCCCCCGTCCGGCAGCCTCTTTCATAAACTGGAGTCCCAACGTAGTTTTACCCACGCCACTCGGACCGCTGATAATGGTAATGGTGCTGCGCTCAATTCCACCGTGCAGCAACTCGTCGATTTCTGGAATCCCAGAGGGGATCACTTCAGTAGTAAAAGCTTGTCCGTAGGTTTGTGCTATTAATCGCGGGAACAGCTGCATTCCTGTACTGGTTAGGCGAATTGCATGATTGCCGTTTTGAAAGTCACTCCCCCGAAATTTAGAAATACACAGCGTGCGCTCACTGTCGCTGAAGCTTAGATTAATTACCGCATCACTCATAAACTGTAAATCATCGTCGGGTGCTTCTTCACTGCTTTCTGAGGTGAATAGAACAGTGATGTCTTGCTCGACCAAAAATCGCAGAAACGACAGCACTTGCTTACGAAACTGAAACGTATCGGTCGCAAGGTAGCGAAACTGGGTCATCGAATCAATAAAAATGCGCTGCGGCTTGAGGGCTTCTACCTGCTGTACAATTCGACGGGTTGTCGGTTCACGTTCTACCTCAGCCGGTGAGAAAATATCGTAAGTCTGAACTTCGGCGAAAAATTCCGCTGTGGGGCTGAGGTCAAGAAAAGTAATGTTTTCTAAGTCAAATCCCAGCCCAACAGCAGTTCGCCTCAGTTGTGTGACAGATTCTCCCAAGCTAATGAACAAAACCTGTTCGCCTCTTGCTGCCCCGGTTACTAAGAAATGCATTCCCAGCGTTGTTTTGCCAGCCCCAGGTCCACCCCGGATTAAGTAGGCGCGACCTGGAACATAACCACCGTGGAGAACTTCGTCTAAACCCGAAATTCCCGAAGACAAACGATTCTCGGACATTTGCGAACAGTCTTCCTTTCCTTGTTAATAAGGGCGCAATCTTAGCATAGCGTGCTCTTTCAACTGCATAGGTTTTTACTACCAATCCGGAGTCAAAAAGTTCAGGCTTATATTATTTTGATGTAAAGTATACCGTTTTTGATGCAGAATAAACACTTTGGGAAATAAAAGCTTGATCTGCTCCACTTGCATAATCACGTGCATAGACAGCGCGAACGTATCCACTATAGTACATTTATACCAAAATAAAAAACACATCAAAAATTGAGTTTCATCTTTGATATGAAAGGTTTATTTATTATTATTTTTTATGGAAAAATATACTATTATGTATTCCGTACTTTGTTTTTGCTATTAATAAATAGTCAGGCAGTTGAAGATAAGCTAATTCACATTTGTAGCAAATATTTGATTTTTTTCATCCCGTCCATTTTTACAATTATCTATGTGATGTTGCGATATTCTTTAGTTTTTATTAGTAAATAAGATACGTTCGCCCTGGAGATTCCTCTGTTTGACAAAAGCCAGTACAACCTGTTTCACCCTACACCCAAGAACCTGATAATTTTCAGCCCTTTGTTGGCTTATCGATGCGTTTTTAGTCTCTTGTGCGATACGCCAAGGGCGTCTGCGCTCCGCACAATCGCGTATGCCTACCGGACGCGGCTTGGGCGTTGCAAGAGCGTCTGGACAGAAGATGTCCGTAAGGACTCAGCGGCTCCTTTTGGGAGCATCGCCCGATCACTTCATACTCAGATCTTGCACCTTCCCCTGAGTACGCCTTGAACTAAAGTACCCTGCACCGAAGCCCTTCGGGTATCTCCTGCACGCGTACGCTACTTTGTAAGTCCCAAAGGGACACGCTTACGCGAACGCTCGATTCGTGCGCTTGCGCTTACGCAGTCGCCTGGTGCAAGATCTCAGTTTTAACCGACTGGAATGTATATTCAGTAAGCTTTAGCTTACTTGAGTTTTAAGCCAAGAAATAAATTTCTTGGCGGATCCAAAAGCTGGTGCAAGATATGAGCATAGGTACTGTTGCCAGCAGGGGTGATCCTGACTCTTTATCACAATATGAATGAAGAATTTTTGTTAAAAAGGCAAAATTTCATCTTGATTTCATAGTGACCTGTCATTCTAGTTAAATAAAGGTTCGTGCAAAGGATGAATCTGCAATCTAATTGAATAATTGATTCATTGGACAGACAAGATGAAAAAAACACTGATTTCTGCTGCGGCATTTGCTCTGACTAGCGCAGCTTTAATTTTTGCTGGCTATGCAACTGCTAAAACAGATAACAACAGGGTTTCCAATGTTAATGATGTCAATTTTCCTCCTAATAGCTGGCGGATTGTTAAACATACCTTTCGAGTACACATTCCTGAGAATAACAATGCTCTTTCCCAGCTAATTATTGATACTCCATCCTCTGTGGCTGTTAGTAATGATATTGATGTGTTGGATAATAGTGGTCAAAAAATTAACATTAATATTTCTGTCAATGGTAGAAGAATCTTAATAGATTTTCCGGAAAAAGTGATTTCTAACACCAAGCTCTTAATTGAATTTAATAAAGTCAGACAACCAACTGTTGGTCCTGCTTCTGTTTACAGCTTTTGGGCTAAAGCCGTCGGTAACGACACAGAGATTCCCGTAGGCACAGCTCAGTTTTCCACATTTTAATTTATAAATTATCACGAAATTATCACAACAGGTGTTGAATGAAGAAAATAATCATGTATGCTGTTGCATCGGCTCTGGCTACTGTAGCCTTAATTCCTGTTAACTATGCAAATGCTAGCGCGGATGATAGTCAAGATCCTCACATTGATGGAAACGTGCAATTTCCTCCTACGCGCTGGCATGTTGTTAGACATACTTTCCGAGTACATATTCCCAAAAATAGTAAGGAGATTTCTCAGATAAGTATTCAGGCACCAACTAATATAACTTTGAGTACTAGTGTTGATGACATTATTGTAGAAGATAAAAATGGTCGAAAAATTAACACTAATGTTTCTGTGAATGACAAAACTATACTATTAGCTTTTACCGAACCAGTTGCTCCTGATACTCAATTAGAAATTGACCTTAAGAATGTCAAACGAGTAACAGGAGGAAATAGTTATTTTTACCGCTTCTTCGCTAAATTTGCTGGCAGTAGTACGCAAACTCCTATAGGAGGAGCTAGTTTTCGCATGGGTTATTAATCCTATTACTAAGTAAGTCGGCACAAATAAACCTCACTATGTAACAGAATGTAAAGAAGAATAAAAACCTTGCGATTGCTGAGTCCCAAGGGGACACGCTGCGCGTTCGCCCTCTGGGCGTGCGCTTTGCGCTTACGTTTCACTTCGTTCTACTCGCAATGACATACCTTGAATTTTTTACGCCGACTTACTTACCCAGCCATTAAAAACTTTTATAGTCAAGCTAGAGTTTGATTGCATATTTGTTGAAGTCAAGCCCAAAATTTCACAGTAATTTCATCCTCATATGACAGACTAGAGCAAGGTGGTTCTGTTAGCGTAGAACATTTGCTGTGTTGACTCAATGGCAAGCGACTTTAACAGAACGCAAATGCCAGCTTCAAGCCGTTACTCTAGTTCCTCAGTACTCAAGGACATTTCTAATAATGCACAGCCTTGAACCTTCCCAAAAATCTACGACACTCCATTGTATTTCTGGAGGACTTTTGAGTCTGCTCTTACTAACCATTCCTGGACAAGTTCTAGCAGGCGCTGGGCATGATCATAGTGGTGCGGATGCATTCAATACTGAAGCAGGTCAAACTTCCGGTAAAATTGAGATTGATGCTACAACTGCACAGCGGCTAAAGCTTAAAGTCGAGCCAGTTAAACGCCAGCAGCTCGCTGTGGGGATTAAAACTACTGGACAGATTGAAACTTTGCCCAGTCAAAAAGCGGAAGTGACTACACCAATTTCTGGGGCGAAAGTAGTTGAGTTGTTGGTGGAACCTGGTGCAGTCGTAAAAAAAGGTCAACCCGTAGCTGTTGTAACTAGTCCTGATTTGGTGACACTGCGCGTTGAATCTCAGGAAAAACTTGCTGAAGCTGAGGCTGATTTGCAGCAAGCCCAAGCTGATTTACAACTTGCTCAGCAAAACTACGACAAATATCAGCAAATAGCCACAGCCGAAATAGCCTCTGCACAAAGCCAGGTATCATTTGCTCAAGAGAAGTACGACAAGGACAAGCAGTTAGCTGATTCTGGCGCTTTACCATTACGTGATGCTTTAGAATCCCAAACCAAGCTAGCAGAGGCAAAAGCTGAACTCACCAAAGCTTCCAGTCGCCGAGATGTGATAGATGCTGAAAATAAACTCAAACGTGCTAAATCAACAGTTGAAGTAGCAAAAAAACGTATAAGACTAAGTAGCACTACTTATGAAACGAGACTGCAACAATTGGGAAACAGCGCCAATCCTAAGGGACTGGTAACAGTAACATCTCCGATTTCCGGTCGGGTTGCTGACAGAGAAGTTACCATTGGTCAATCCTTTGAGGATGCGGGTGGCAAGT
This portion of the Brasilonema sennae CENA114 genome encodes:
- a CDS encoding DUF2808 domain-containing protein, yielding MKKIIMYAVASALATVALIPVNYANASADDSQDPHIDGNVQFPPTRWHVVRHTFRVHIPKNSKEISQISIQAPTNITLSTSVDDIIVEDKNGRKINTNVSVNDKTILLAFTEPVAPDTQLEIDLKNVKRVTGGNSYFYRFFAKFAGSSTQTPIGGASFRMGY
- a CDS encoding DUF2808 domain-containing protein, encoding MKKTLISAAAFALTSAALIFAGYATAKTDNNRVSNVNDVNFPPNSWRIVKHTFRVHIPENNNALSQLIIDTPSSVAVSNDIDVLDNSGQKININISVNGRRILIDFPEKVISNTKLLIEFNKVRQPTVGPASVYSFWAKAVGNDTEIPVGTAQFSTF
- a CDS encoding IS607 family transposase, which gives rise to MKYLTPQQVYEQFGYHPKTTAEWADLGKIECIRSPGGHRRYPESAFTSPISSDKQRVLYARVSTRTQLEELTSQIDYLGKTYPGCRVVKDVASGMNWKRKNFTKLMTEVSNNEISEIVVGHKDRLCRFGFEFVEWFCNLHDCKITVINNAKLSSHEELMQDFMSIMHCFSSKLYFLRAYKKKIEEEQNISDIPEKNRSQCESI
- a CDS encoding sensor histidine kinase; this translates as MVSHEFRNPLNTIAGFTRLLEQDKLSQEKRADFFQRIQAAVRRMIALLDDVLTLSKSEANRLTSHPVGLAISPLCQKLIEEIKFSTSTGHTINFNCEDECVTVYMNEALVRHVLTNLLSNAIKYSAPDSSVELRVQCQSQAVIFQVQDEGIGITPKDQQRLFESFYRASNVGNISGTGLGLAIVKQLVERHGGTVTVKSEINVGTTFTVTLPISSEMS
- a CDS encoding gas vesicle protein GvpD, producing MSENRLSSGISGLDEVLHGGYVPGRAYLIRGGPGAGKTTLGMHFLVTGAARGEQVLFISLGESVTQLRRTAVGLGFDLENITFLDLSPTAEFFAEVQTYDIFSPAEVEREPTTRRIVQQVEALKPQRIFIDSMTQFRYLATDTFQFRKQVLSFLRFLVEQDITVLFTSESSEEAPDDDLQFMSDAVINLSFSDSERTLCISKFRGSDFQNGNHAIRLTSTGMQLFPRLIAQTYGQAFTTEVIPSGIPEIDELLHGGIERSTITIISGPSGVGKTTLGLQFMKEAAGRGEHSIIYTFEERKETLLRRAEGINIAVNAMQQRGTLSVVQVEPLYYTPDEFANLVRQEVEQKQTRIVMIDSVSGYRLSVRGEELTSHIHSLCKYLQNMGVAVLLINEVETITGEFRVTEIGISYLADTIIFLRYLEMQGELRRAIGVLKKRMTDFEKTLREFKISRYGIKVGEPLTHLRGVLTGVPELLKDKP
- a CDS encoding efflux RND transporter periplasmic adaptor subunit; the protein is MHSLEPSQKSTTLHCISGGLLSLLLLTIPGQVLAGAGHDHSGADAFNTEAGQTSGKIEIDATTAQRLKLKVEPVKRQQLAVGIKTTGQIETLPSQKAEVTTPISGAKVVELLVEPGAVVKKGQPVAVVTSPDLVTLRVESQEKLAEAEADLQQAQADLQLAQQNYDKYQQIATAEIASAQSQVSFAQEKYDKDKQLADSGALPLRDALESQTKLAEAKAELTKASSRRDVIDAENKLKRAKSTVEVAKKRIRLSSTTYETRLQQLGNSANPKGLVTVTSPISGRVADREVTIGQSFEDAGGKLMTIVNDRQVYATANIYEKDLGKIRRGQRVSLKVASMPNRTFTGRIAVVGSVVEGETRVVPVKAQIDNLGGILKPGMFAQLEVLTDQTSAATLAIPKSAVVEANNKTMVYVQNGNAFESTEVTLGQTSGDLVEVKSGLFNGDLVVTQRAPQLYAQSLRGGSKSDSHEDEHGHDHSKEEQNSSEATVQNKSGVQLPWWSAISVGGAIALTGFILGRRTKPGLTPAFQSEESFSSAVSGDESTEFTDNHHTIHHESKITNQK